From Amycolatopsis sp. cg9, one genomic window encodes:
- a CDS encoding GGDEF domain-containing protein, which translates to MDVPATRSGPGDVPPKAQSERDRSLRALRARWRTASLAAGWRFPSDWALPEVDAVCAAVMAKGRVEAAETALAGLARARAAAGAGLAETLADLAALHAVLDHGSDGFVSPDVDATPARLLRTTALAWADVATDQLVHTEVTDPLTGLPSAAYLRTRLYEVYRSAAARERTAAEEHVLLVVSLDLSTVAGFPRLTGMILVADALRSVFDSGQSVASLGPSVVAALVPKDDRVGSHGVALRRALNERLSVDAQLADAGKPRVSAVRLPATHELACDLLAQLARA; encoded by the coding sequence GTGGACGTTCCGGCTACGCGCTCCGGCCCCGGTGACGTCCCGCCCAAGGCCCAGTCCGAGCGCGATCGCTCCCTGCGTGCGTTGCGCGCCCGCTGGCGCACGGCCAGCCTGGCCGCGGGCTGGCGGTTCCCCAGCGACTGGGCCCTGCCCGAGGTCGACGCCGTCTGCGCGGCCGTGATGGCGAAGGGCCGGGTCGAAGCCGCCGAAACCGCGCTCGCCGGGCTGGCCAGGGCGCGGGCGGCGGCCGGCGCGGGGCTCGCGGAGACCCTCGCCGACCTCGCCGCGCTGCACGCCGTCCTCGACCACGGCAGCGACGGCTTCGTCTCGCCGGACGTCGACGCCACCCCGGCGCGGCTGCTCCGGACCACGGCGCTGGCCTGGGCCGACGTGGCCACCGACCAGCTCGTGCACACCGAGGTCACCGACCCGCTGACCGGCCTGCCCTCGGCCGCGTACCTGCGCACCCGGCTCTACGAGGTCTACCGGTCGGCCGCCGCGCGGGAGCGGACCGCCGCCGAGGAGCACGTGCTCCTGGTCGTCTCGCTCGACCTCAGCACCGTCGCCGGGTTCCCGCGGCTGACCGGGATGATCCTGGTCGCGGACGCGCTGCGGTCGGTGTTCGACAGCGGGCAGAGCGTCGCTTCGCTCGGGCCGTCCGTCGTCGCCGCGCTGGTCCCGAAGGACGACCGGGTCGGTTCGCACGGCGTCGCGCTGCGGCGGGCGCTGAACGAGCGCCTGTCGGTGGACGCGCAGCTGGCGGACGCGGGGAAGCCGCGGGTGTCCGCGGTGCGGCTGCCCGCCACCCACGAGCTCGCGTGCGACCTGCTGGCCCAGCTCGCGCGAGCGTAG